In Brienomyrus brachyistius isolate T26 chromosome 11, BBRACH_0.4, whole genome shotgun sequence, the DNA window ctcaatcaggaggggggagcaattagttgtactctggcttatcttacttgaggtcagttggatgcacactcagacgaagtgggttggtaagtaagtttgtatttatttatggttctataacaaataaacaggaaaaacaaattaccacagtgcttacaatggttattaccataatacaccaacataatgcataattgtaccATATCGCCTTAACACTGATAAGTTCGgcaatacattacattagcagcaattcgtattagagggaatgattggacgggaaataaacgcaaatatctttccgaggtatacaacggaacactcgtcagcgataattgtaacagtaagcaagctaggtcacgttaacctagccgcgcaattaagtaaactaaattagtacagcgtcacttatcacttataatcaataaacttagtacttacattcgtcagtgacgcatacataaaaaccagtgactgtatttactgccaggaacaactaaactaactacacataaactgcagctcgccGACGTGCTGCCTATTCCTTCAGGCTCTCCAGCGCGCTCTCGTCATGCGTTCACCCAGTCCTTTGCACGCAGCAGTGTTCCTTAAGGCTACAAGAGCCTTTCTAACATGCGGTCTCttgtttccagagctgtatataaaatatgtatacataataaatgtatataaaatgtgtATCGTATATGGAGTGTATAAAGTAGGGATTAGCATTATACTACTGTAATCCTCTACGCTCATTTTCTCAGCAGTGCGTTTAGTCATGCCGTACTCTGTGACATATTACAGAAATACTGGAAGTTCCATACATTCTACTTGGCTTTATTCCTCTGTTCCTGGCACGTCCAAACTGCAGTGACCTCTGCCTGCTATCCTAATGAAATGAATTTTAAAGGGATGCTAGTCTTTTCCCCGAAGCTGCAGCGATTATAGACAACTGCATGTTTCATATCACCTCATCCATCACTCGCCGAAAACATGCACATTTGTAATTCCATCACCGCCCTGATGAAATTACCAAGAGACATTTTAGTTTTGCCACCTGTATGAATTACAGCTTCATTCTGTCTTCTGGGGGGTTCATTTAACAGAGCATCTCAAGCGAATTCAGGGACCCTGGTAAAATTGTACTTTGACAGAGTTACATTTgagtttaataaaaagaccGCTTGCCAGCAATATCACCATCTTTTTGCCACAGAAATCACATTCAGCAAGGCAGTGCTGCCTTTCTCCTTGGGTTACATCGTAGTGCTAGAAAAATCGCACCTTTTAGCTCTATATCGTCCTGCTGCTCATTTCGTACCCATTtcagaattattaaaacataagaACACAAGTTTATGACCTTCTCCGTACTATAGGAGTTAGGCAATGCAGCCCCACAACACATGGAGAGGAACAAACGCACATCCTGCAATAAGCTCTGTGATCAGCTGGGGTTTAAATGGTATAGAGTGTCAGGTGGAGCCAACTGTTAGTCCAACTGGGAAGGAAGGCAGTTTGGATCCAGGCTGTGCATTCTGCCAAATAGAACAGGCGGAGATTGGAAAATCGACTGGGATCATTTCAGCCGGATTCGAGAGTCAGATACCTGTGAATAACAGGAGGTGGAGTAAAGTGAAGATGGGATTCAGAGGGACCTACCATTTGCACCTGAacagtgcagcatttaaaacagctcaaaataaggggcagaaatacaggcaataagattaatgaaaaatggatttttctcctacttactcaaatactcagttctgtaaaagttcacttccactcatgaaaacacatgaaaaacactgcattccatccatccatccattttctgaatcaatttgtccaatacgagggtgtgtgtgtgtccagaatctatccagaaagctctgcctacaatgcagggatattacagacgctgctaaaccttaccaaatgttttatctcacctccattaaatgtacccaaacactgaaacccaaccccatacccctccttgctgtgacccatcacctggcggttggttctttggttaaactggcctccactaccattgctaattagaatcatctcacttatataaaagttttgaagagccaacaggattcgaagcctcttacacctcaggatgaatcggacgtcatcggtcacgtgatattgcataaacttagcaagccccgattcccagcttgaagtcactgggcctcactttgaggaggcgatctccagaatctgggtattaactgtctcatcactaagttcagcacctttcacaatatagcacagcaaggccacggtcagaaaatgtgagcctgtcctcctcctgagtaaagtaaagctcactacgctctgtgagcacaggaacggcccggcaatatttggtaggtttctgcattgtttgcaagtacagaatattatctgcgagtaaactaattaaggtaaatatggaaattcatacaatatatgctgcagaatatgagctgaataaagcgtataaaaaatgcagagaattaaaaaaaattgaaccactgaccaaatatggcacctacagtTGAATTCTAGAACACAATGTTACCGTAACAACgctgatgtcatcattctgaaggtataaattTTGCTGTAGGCACCAATACCACTTCAAAACCAATCTGATTTCGAACAAGACGCATCTCAACATGAAGtggatttttctcaattgctttaggCCGCCAGTGGTACCAAAGCACGCTGGAGAAGCTATAGAAgcaaaggaggaaagaaaaaaggacaaagaaggaaagaaaaagaaatgctGGCTGAAGAagctttttacaaaaaaagggaaaggaaaaaaggcaatggtggcggagagccagacattggcgatggaggaggacagccagacattggcgatggaggaggacagccagacattggcgatggaggaggacagccagacattggcgatggaggaggatagccagacattggcgatggaggatagccagacattggcaaTGAAGGAGGcgagccaggcaatggtggtggagagcctggtaatggtggtggagagccaggcaatggtggtggagagccaggcaatggtggtggagagccagacaatggtggtggagagcaaagcaatggtggaggagagcaagggaatggtggaggagagcaaggcaatggtggaggagtgcaaggcaatggaggaggagagcaaggcaatggaggaggagtgcaaggcctgggaggaggagtgcaaggcaatggtggaggagtgcaaggcaatggaggaggaggagagcaaggcaatggtggaggagtgcaatgcaaaggtggaggagtgcaatgcaaaggtggaggagtgcaaggcaatggaggaagagtgcaaggcaatggaggaggagtataaggcaatggaggaggagtgcaaagcaatggaggaggagtgcaagggattggtggaggagtgcaaggcaatggtggaggagagaaaggcaatggtggaggagagcaaggcaatagtggaggagagcaaggcaatggtaaAGAAGttcaaggcaatggtgaaggagttCAAGGCAAGAGAGATGATGCAAGATTAGAAAGCCAGTATTAATGAGACTGAATATAGAAGATTGACTATCAGTACTACTTACATATGTATatacttgtaaataaagcattaaaaactaAGGAGAGAgaggtgttttcaattgaatgcgagtagatgttaaatgtcaggaatattccaactgtctattacacgtgttgccgatagggggccatatggttttggtgataagggttgcctttaaacttgaatagaatgaaaatacattacatgtatttcagttgtatttttaattacgttaaggaataaaacataacgCGATGAATGTaagatacacgtccagcggggacccgtccggccgcagccatgtATTGTTAGGAGTAGCCACAAGCGCCACGgactattttaaaagaaagcaccaaaatgttttaaagaaccttagcgttattttaatagaaaagcaggcggaattttaacaagtacaaacatgcccgaaagaagcagaagagcaaatgccgAGTTTAgacaagcacaagcgaaaccaacatacagcacgtcgttttaaaagaagcacttttttaatttaatcaacatgcttaaagaattagaagaaaaactttagcggtatttaccagtgttaggttgaagaaagcctttaaacagcaaatttttagaagaaataggccaAAAGGCGAAATGAGTCCCAGAGCTCGGGTATAATCGGCAGGTCTGTTTGAAAAAAGCGGTCGAAATAGACCGAAGTGGCcagcccctttcaaaatggcgacaccagcggagcgcctgttatttcaaataaacgttATGGTTGTAGGGGATTaaataatgaagcacttttatgctaatgtgaataaattaaaacgctctaagcatttcaacaagaatcaaggaataacgcggttaattcttgattaaattagcgaatgcgctctcctctctggctcgctctcatgcCGCGCATGCGCGTAGAGCCACACAGTATTTTCTTTGAAGAGCCGACTCTCTcgcattaatttatttaaacgagaattaacagggttattccttgactttttaaaataacgctaaagtttctctttaaaacatttcgatgctttcttgtggtgcccaaagcacagaatacccacactgctctgactacgccacctcctggtaagggcaggaggaacccctaatgttccttctgtaacgtggctaagttcgaaccctccccgcaaagggacaataacaaaggcatatgaaaataaaacccaatccactttattacaaatatgtaAAATCAATTAGTCAAATAAAACAGGCTGCTGGCAGGGTTGGGGGCAgctgactatcctccagatagtaaggtcagatcggcacgcgcagctctcagctcaggaggcccctggtgacaaagaaaagagcaaaaccacacatcatgcaacacgacaaacactacacacaacagtacagtgtccgctcagtgtggcaccccaacagcagagcaaaagcctgtgcggatccggccttgtacagaaagatcccatgtacaaacataagggGAGGGTAGATGATGCAAGATGAGGAAGCCAGTAGTGGATGATGTCCGATGTCCACcgcccaaaatacaatactaAAATTACACTTGCAACTTACAAGCCTATCAAGTAAACCTAAAACAGTGGCTagtctggtcctttgcaggaatgcttaatgccctcgcagcacagcaacaccaagaggaagcgttccaatgctactggtacaaagaaacaatcaacaaagaaacatagaaccttttaaatcccacagtataacccaagttaccagagcctcagtgtctgtagcccagcagctcgtaggggatcacgtcaaatgataaaattccaaaCCTCGCATCCTCCATGAAGAGTTACATGCTGCTAGCagtcaccctggtaaaattaaaattaaacattcaagttctcaaacaaaccctctcctcctttccttacccacagggaagaagaacccaccccatgtccagttgtaaaacacagcagcaagagaatgagattccatcttggcagccttttataacttcctggtaggtcatatgacctggctcaagtggttgccaatatagtgtaattaccagtgccgtgcaactactcctaccagcctgttcagatccccacattcttttaaaatacgccgtggcgcttgtgcctactcctaacagcCCGTGCCTGTGGCCGGACGGGCCCCGCTGgatgtgtatgcgctagcttgcattcatcctgccatatgttttattattccataAAAAcgcaattaaaaataacacaaataaatacatgtaatgtatttttattctattaaagtttaacagcaacccttatcacccaaaccatatggccccctatcggcaatgtAAGGTATATGGAGAAAACACTCGACCAATGAGAATAAGGGATACGTTCCCCATccctcttatgacgtcataattcataataacaataacgtccaaatttaagctccgcccaatgtaccacagacttttaagtacaaattatttaaaaatacaattataacatgtcataattacaaaatattattaaactgtaataagccaaatcgtgctaaatactatttttaaataaaatccatccatccatccatttattttccaaaccgcttatcctactgggtggcggggggtccggagcctatcccagaagcaatgggcatgaggctttaaataaaataatctttgtaatttaaaaacacatatccatccatcctccaaaccgcttatcctactgggtcacggggggtccggagcctatcccggaagcaatagacacgaggcagggaacaacccaggatggggggtcagcccatcacagggcacactcacacactctcacatgcacacctatgggcaaattagtaactccaattagcctcagcatgtttttggactgtggggggaaaccagagtccccagaggaaaccccacgacgacatggggagaacatgcaaactctgcacgcatgtgacccaggtggagacccgaacccaggtcccagaggtgtgaggcaacagtgctaaccactgcaccaccatgccgccccctaaaaacacatatatacacaataattcaaataagtgcTAAGTACAACCtttgttaagaaaaaaaaactgcaattaaTCAATTTGTGAAATCGCCCAGCTGCCGTGAAGCAGTAGTGAGCGGAAATGATACTTATCTGCTCATGCACAGTCCAGTTCGGGTTTACGGTCTAAACTGGGAAAAGTCTATAAGCAGTTCAATGTGTCCCTAGAAATGCAGGTATCCCCAGGAGTAAGATATCAAACCAGATATGGACTACATTGGCTGACACGTTCAGTGACACGTCAGCATCATAACGCCTACTGAGGACAAGAATATAGATGATAGAAATCACTGTTCACCTCACTGTGTTATGCTTTGTCTGGTGTACGGTACGGCGAGTGTCGAGTCTAGCAGATATGTACTAGTGGGCGGTCACTGGAACACTCCGTAGCGTCCGTCGAGTGTACATGCCTCCGAGCAGGGTGCTCAGCaggagctcacagcagcagcttgattttgggtttcgatcagactccctgggtagaaaatgctgttagcacactaacagcacatataaccagcgtgcaaaagcactcagggtgtgggatgaaattattacttcgggaaacaaatttaataaggtcactttaaagataaaattacataaaatataattctgaggcgaatgtctattatatctccatatgtgtttgaaattgttagatgcctttcaataaaccatcTCAATAAACAACCTTGTGAATGATTTAAAAGCAGCAGCATCTATTTTCATTATTTCACCAGCATAAACCTACCAATTTTCACCTTTCATGATGCAGTATTTGGGATATGAAGGTTTTGGGGGTGTGAATGTAGTATTCTGAAACAGACTCCATTTGAAAACTGGTCTCAGGTTCAAACATGCAGCCAAAACATAAAATAGATACAtataaacataagaacataagaactatacaaacgagaggaggctattcggcccatcaagctcgcttggggagaactaaactaatagctcagagtcgttaaaatctcatccagctctgatttaaaggaacccaaggattcagcttgcactacattatcaggaaggctattccatactctgactacacgctgtgtaaagaagtgcttccttaaatccagcttgaaatgttctcccgctaatttccacctatggccacgagttcgtgtatttaaactaatgctgaagaaactatttggttgaacagcatccaaacctgctagaatcttatatacctggatcatgtcccccctcagtctcctttgcttgagactgaacagatttagctcaagtaaccgttcctcgtatgacattcctctaagaccaggaatcatttttgtggccctacgctgcaccttttctaaggccacaatgtcctttttaagatatggtgaccaaacctgcacacaatattctaggtgaggtctcaccaaggaattgtataatcttagcattacctccctggacttaaactccacacacctggagatataccccaacatcctattggccttttttattgcttccccacactggcgagaatgggacatggaagcatcaacatacacaccaaggtctttctcatgatcagctacctttatttcagtgacacccatgaaatacctgtactttatatttctgctccctagatggagtaccttacatttatcgacgttaaatttcatctgccaggtatcggcccactcattaattaaatcaagatcccgctgtagctgctgagccgctaattcagtatctgctacaccacccaccttggtgtcatctgcaaatttcaccactttactgtatatatcggtatccatatcatttatgtaaattaggaacaataatggtcctaaaatcgaaccctgcggcaccccactatgaacgcaagctcTGTAATACACAGCAACAATACACAGCTctgtaaaaaattaagagaccactctatatactttttaaaaatctgcattgttaaattctggtttaatcctggttctgctggcagaaggctacactgtgaggcaggctgcttccatgctcgtgagtttctaagaccgcagtacacaagaacagggggaagaagcaggagacactgcgaaaaatcaaaaaccagccaggtagagggcagaagcaaccttctaatgccagagatgaccatcaacttatccctcagtgtctaacaaatcggaggatgacctcaagtgaccttcaaaaggaatggaaaacattaagtgTGAAGTGTACTGGTgggacaggctcctagaagcagcggtgaagacccataaagcaagaaagaagcccttcatcaatgagaagcagggaagagccaggctggagtttgcaaaaaaaaaaatgtgtattttacacaggctcatacccataacccataaactgagaaatgagtgaaactgaaaaatttgatgcggtgtgggaaaggggggccacactcccctgggaaactgtaaggggttgctgcaggagggtagtactcgctgtgggatatcagtcacgattcaggatgggggggggggggctgctgaccgtatttcaccagatacacgttctcaatcaggaggggggagcaattagttgtactctggcttatcttacttgaggtcagttggatgcacactcagacgaagtgggttggtaagtaagtttgtatttatttatggttctataacaaataaacaggaaaaacaaattaccacagtgcttacaatggttattaccataatacaccaacataatgcataattgtaccATATCGCCTTAACACTGATAAGTTCGgcaatacattacattagcagcaattcgtattagagggaatgattggacgggaaataaacgcaaatatctttccgaggtatacaacggaacactcgtcagcgataattgtaacagtaagcaagctaggtcacgttaacctagccgcgcaattaagtaaactaaattagtacagcgtcacttatcacttataatcaataaacttagtacttacattcgtcagtgacgcatacataaaaaccagtgactgtatttactgccaggaacaactaaactaactacacataaactgcagctcgccGACGTGCTGCCTATTCCTTCAGGCTCTCCCGCGCGCTCTCGTCACGCGTtcacccacagtcctttgcacgCAGCAGTGTTCCTTAAAGCTACAAGAGCCTTTCTAACATGCGGTCTCttgtttccagagctgtatataaaatatgtatacataataaatgtatataaaatgtgtATCGTATATGGAGTGTATAAAGTAGGGATTAGCATTATACTACTGTAATCCTCTACGCTCATTTTCTCAGCAGTGCGTTTAGTCATGCCGTACTCTGTGACATATTACAGAAATACTGGAAGTTCCATACATTCTACTTGGCTTTATTCCTCTGTTCCTGGCACGTCCAAACTGCAGTGACCTCTGCCTGCTATCCTAATGAAATGAATTTTAAAGGGATGCTAGTCTTTTCCCCGAAGCTGCAGCGATTATAGACAACTGCATGTTTCATATCACCTCATCCATCACTCGCCGAAAACATGCACATTTGTAATTCCATCACCGCCCTGATGAAATTACCAAGAGACATTTTAGTTTTGCCACCTGTATGAATTACAGCTTCATTCTGTCTTCTGGGGGGTTAATTTAACAGAGCATCTCAAGCGAATTCAGGGACCCTGGTAAAATTGTACTTTGACAGAGTTACATTTgagtttaataaaaagaccGCTTGCCAGCAATATCACCATCTTTTTGCCACAGAAATCACATTCAGCAAGGCAGTGCTGCCTTTCTCCTTGGGTTACATCGTAGTGCTAGAAAAATCGCACCTTTTAGCTCTATATCGTCCTGCTGCTCATTTCGTACCCATTtcagaattattaaaacataagaACACAAGTTTATGACCTTCTCCG includes these proteins:
- the LOC125751523 gene encoding cilia- and flagella-associated protein 251-like isoform X27, giving the protein MKWIFLNCFRPPVVPKHAGEAIEAKEERKKDKEGKKKKCWLKKLFTKKGKGKKAMVAESQTLAMEEDSQTLAMEEDSQTLAMEEDSQTLAMEEDSQTLAMEDSQTLAMKEASQAMVVESLVMVVESQAMVVESQAMVVESQTMVVESKAMVEESKGMVEESKAMVEECKAMEEESKAMEEECKAWEEECKAMVEECKAMEEEESKAMVEECKAMEEECKAMEEEYKAMEEECKAIEEECKGLVEECKGLVEECKAMVEERKAMVEERKAMVEESKAIVEESKAMVKKLKAMVKEFKAREMMQD
- the LOC125751523 gene encoding cilia- and flagella-associated protein 251-like isoform X13 translates to MKWIFLNCFRPPVVPKHAGEAIEAKEERKKDKEGKKKKCWLKKLFTKKGKGKKAMVAESQTLAMEEDSQTLAMEEDSQTLAMEEDSQTLAMEEDSQTLAMEDSQTLAMKEASQAMVVESLVMVVESQAMVVESQAMVVESQTMVVESKAMVEESKGMVEESKAMVEECKAMEEESKAMEEECKAWEEECKAMVEECKAMEEEESKAMVEECNAKVEECNAKVEECKAMEEECKAMEEEYKAMEEECKAIEEECKGLVEECKAMVEERKGLVEECKAMVEERKAMVEESKAIVEESKAMVKKLKAMVKEFKAREMMQD
- the LOC125751523 gene encoding cilia- and flagella-associated protein 251-like isoform X26, which encodes MKWIFLNCFRPPVVPKHAGEAIEAKEERKKDKEGKKKKCWLKKLFTKKGKGKKAMVAESQTLAMEEDSQTLAMEEDSQTLAMEEDSQTLAMEEDSQTLAMEDSQTLAMKEASQAMVVESLVMVVESQAMVVESQAMVVESQTMVVESKAMVEESKGMVEESKAMVEECKAMEEESKAMEEECKAWEEECKAMVEECKAMEEEESKAMVEECKAMEEECKAMEEEYKAMEEECKAIEEECKGLVEECKAMVEERKGLVEECKAMVEERKAMVEESKAIVEESKAMVKKLKAMVKEFKAREMMQD
- the LOC125751523 gene encoding puff II/9-1 protein-like isoform X5, which encodes MKWIFLNCFRPPVVPKHAGEAIEAKEERKKDKEGKKKKCWLKKLFTKKGKGKKAMVAESQTLAMEEDSQTLAMEEDSQTLAMEEDSQTLAMEEDSQTLAMEDSQTLAMKEASQAMVVESLVMVVESQAMVVESQAMVVESQTMVVESKAMVEESKGMVEESKAMVEECKAMEEESKAMEEECKAWEEECKAMVEECKAMEEEESKAMVEECNAKVEECNAKVEECNAKVEECNAKVEECKAMEEECKAMEEEYKAMEEECKAIEEECKGLVEECKAMVEERKAMVEESKAIVEESKAMVKKFKAMVKKLKAMVKEFKAREMMQD
- the LOC125751523 gene encoding puff II/9-1 protein-like isoform X11 — protein: MKWIFLNCFRPPVVPKHAGEAIEAKEERKKDKEGKKKKCWLKKLFTKKGKGKKAMVAESQTLAMEEDSQTLAMEEDSQTLAMEEDSQTLAMEEDSQTLAMEDSQTLAMKEASQAMVVESLVMVVESQAMVVESQAMVVESQTMVVESKAMVEESKGMVEESKAMVEECKAMEEESKAMEEECKAWEEECKAMVEECKAMEEEESKAMVEECNAKVEECNAKVEECNAKVEECNAKVEECKAMEEECKAMEEEYKAMEEECKAMEEECKGLVEECKAMVEERKAMVEESKAIVEESKAMVKKLKAMVKEFKAREMMQD
- the LOC125751523 gene encoding puff II/9-1 protein-like isoform X9 → MKWIFLNCFRPPVVPKHAGEAIEAKEERKKDKEGKKKKCWLKKLFTKKGKGKKAMVAESQTLAMEEDSQTLAMEEDSQTLAMEEDSQTLAMEEDSQTLAMEDSQTLAMKEASQAMVVESLVMVVESQAMVVESQAMVVESQTMVVESKAMVEESKGMVEESKAMVEECKAMEEESKAMEEECKAWEEECKAMVEECKAMEEEESKAMVEECNAKVEECNAKVEECNAKVEECNAKVEECKAMEEECKAMEEEYKAMEEECKAIEEECKGLVEECKAMVEERKAMVEESKAIVEESKAMVKKFKAMVKEFKAREMMQD
- the LOC125751523 gene encoding puff II/9-1 protein-like isoform X6; the encoded protein is MKWIFLNCFRPPVVPKHAGEAIEAKEERKKDKEGKKKKCWLKKLFTKKGKGKKAMVAESQTLAMEEDSQTLAMEEDSQTLAMEEDSQTLAMEEDSQTLAMEDSQTLAMKEASQAMVVESLVMVVESQAMVVESQAMVVESQTMVVESKAMVEESKGMVEESKAMVEECKAMEEESKAMEEECKAWEEECKAMVEECKAMEEEESKAMVEECNAKVEECNAKVEECNAKVEECNAKVEECKAMEEECKAMEEEYKAMEEECKAIEEECKGLVEECKGLVEECKAMVEERKAMVEESKAIVEESKAMVKKLKAMVKEFKAREMMQD
- the LOC125751523 gene encoding cilia- and flagella-associated protein 251-like isoform X7, whose translation is MKWIFLNCFRPPVVPKHAGEAIEAKEERKKDKEGKKKKCWLKKLFTKKGKGKKAMVAESQTLAMEEDSQTLAMEEDSQTLAMEEDSQTLAMEEDSQTLAMEDSQTLAMKEASQAMVVESLVMVVESQAMVVESQAMVVESQTMVVESKAMVEESKGMVEESKAMVEECKAMEEESKAMEEECKAWEEECKAMVEECKAMEEEESKAMVEECNAKVEECNAKVEECNAKVEECNAKVEECKAMEEECKAMEEECKAIEEECKGLVEECKAMVEERKGLVEECKAMVEERKAMVEESKAIVEESKAMVKKLKAMVKEFKAREMMQD
- the LOC125751523 gene encoding puff II/9-2 protein-like isoform X14, with the translated sequence MKWIFLNCFRPPVVPKHAGEAIEAKEERKKDKEGKKKKCWLKKLFTKKGKGKKAMVAESQTLAMEEDSQTLAMEEDSQTLAMEEDSQTLAMEEDSQTLAMEDSQTLAMKEASQAMVVESLVMVVESQAMVVESQAMVVESQTMVVESKAMVEESKGMVEESKAMVEECKAMEEESKAMEEECKAWEEECKAMVEECKAMEEEESKAMVEECNAKVEECNAKVEECNAKVEECNAKVEECKAMEEECKAMEEECKAIEEECKGLVEECKAMVEERKAMVEERKAMVEESKAIVEESKAMVKKLKAMVKEFKAREMMQD
- the LOC125751523 gene encoding puff II/9-1 protein-like isoform X2, with the translated sequence MKWIFLNCFRPPVVPKHAGEAIEAKEERKKDKEGKKKKCWLKKLFTKKGKGKKAMVAESQTLAMEEDSQTLAMEEDSQTLAMEEDSQTLAMEEDSQTLAMEDSQTLAMKEASQAMVVESLVMVVESQAMVVESQAMVVESQTMVVESKAMVEESKGMVEESKAMVEECKAMEEESKAMEEECKAWEEECKAMVEECKAMEEEESKAMVEECNAKVEECNAKVEECNAKVEECNAKVEECNAKVEECNAKVEECKAMEEECKAMEEEYKAMEEECKAIEEECKGLVEECKAMVEERKAMVEERKAMVEESKAIVEESKAMVKKLKAMVKEFKAREMMQD
- the LOC125751523 gene encoding cilia- and flagella-associated protein 251-like isoform X40 — protein: MKWIFLNCFRPPVVPKHAGEAIEAKEERKKDKEGKKKKCWLKKLFTKKGKGKKAMVAESQTLAMEEDSQTLAMEEDSQTLAMEEDSQTLAMEEDSQTLAMEDSQTLAMKEASQAMVVESLVMVVESQAMVVESQAMVVESQTMVVESKAMVEESKGMVEESKAMVEECNAKVEECNAKVEECKAMEEECKAMEEEYKAMEEECKAIEEECKGLVEECKGLVEECKAMVEERKAMVEERKAMVEESKAIVEESKAMVKKLKAMVKEFKAREMMQD
- the LOC125751523 gene encoding cilia- and flagella-associated protein 251-like isoform X41 gives rise to the protein MKWIFLNCFRPPVVPKHAGEAIEAKEERKKDKEGKKKKCWLKKLFTKKGKGKKAMVAESQTLAMEEDSQTLAMEEDSQTLAMEEDSQTLAMEEDSQTLAMEDSQTLAMKEASQAMVVESLVMVVESQAMVVESQAMVVESQTMVVESKAMVEESKGMVEESKAMVEECNAKVEECNAKVEECKAMEEECKAMEEEYKAMEEECKAIEEECKGLVEECKAMVEERKGLVEECKAMVEERKAMVEESKAIVEESKAMVKKLKAMVKEFKAREMMQD